One Triticum dicoccoides isolate Atlit2015 ecotype Zavitan chromosome 5B, WEW_v2.0, whole genome shotgun sequence genomic window carries:
- the LOC119311861 gene encoding protein CANDIDATE G-PROTEIN COUPLED RECEPTOR 2-like, translating to MPRRLLEGAMALAVTPDAANSSGSGAAPGSGPLWWVSGCHGAWYSLSVMLPSLAFVGFLAWQARRSFRRLSYGRSHVVVVAYYALLWAVALLNLLWCFLQAWQCMPERAFSWNVLSLFTKSGMLFLEVSLIAFLLQGNEASGYESLGRTFVISGAVVSADVLLKTIYVFGFGVPLFIDADQGTGGKWGLWILHKLVLTGVYGLIVFMHHSRWKDRLPAKPAYYQYVCAMLALNGLSLFGCFLVACGAGFGLWLYNLTAVCYHALYLPLLYVTFLADFFQEEDMLLENVYYSEMKDAGFFDADWD from the exons ATGCCGAGGCGGCTCCTGGAGGGCGCCATGGCGCTGGCGGTGACGCCGGACGCCGCCAACTCGTCGGGCTCCGGCGCCGCCCCCGGGTCGGGCCCCCTGTGGTGGGTGTCCGGCTGCCACGGGGCCTGGTACAGCCTGTCGGTGATGCTGCCGTCGCTGGCCTTCGTCGGGTTCCTGGCGTGGCAGGCCCGCCGCAGCTTCCGCCGCCTCAGCTACGGCCGCTCccacgtcgtcgtcgtcgcctACTACGCGCTCCTCTGGGCCGTCGCCCTCCTCAACCTCCTCTGGTGCTTCCTGCAG GCATGGCAGTGTATGCCTGAAAGGGCCTTCTCATGGAATGTGCTTTCATTGTTTACCAAATCTGGAATGTTATTCTTGGAAGTTAGTCTTATAGCATTTCTACTTCAAGGAAATGAAGCCAGTGGTTATGAGTCTTTGGGACGTACCTTTGTTATCTCTGGTGCTGTAGTTAGTGCTGATGTATTGCTCAAG ACCATATATGTATTCGGATTTGGTGTTCCTTTGTTTATCGATGCTGACCAAGGAACTGGTGGGAAATGGGGCCTATGGATTCTCCACAAATTGGTGCTTACAGGAGTCTATGGCTTGATTGTTTTCATGCATCACTCAAGGTGGAAAGACAGGCTACCTG CAAAACCAGCATATTACCAGTATGTGTGCGCAATGCTGGCACTTAACGGCCTGTCGCTGTTTGGCTGTTTCCTTGTTGCATGTGGAGCTGGATTTGGTTTATG GCTGTACAACCTCACTGCTGTCTGTTACCATGCTCTGTACCTTCCACTTCTGTATGTGActttcttggcagacttcttccag GAGGAAGATATGCTTCTAGAGAACGTATACTACTCCGAGATGAAAGACGCCGGGTTCTTTGATGCTGACTGGGATTAA